Proteins from one Panicum virgatum strain AP13 chromosome 7K, P.virgatum_v5, whole genome shotgun sequence genomic window:
- the LOC120642060 gene encoding probable inactive UDP-arabinopyranose mutase 2: MSSVIQDSEVDIVIAALQPNLTTFFEAWRPFFSRFHVIVVKDPDMTQNLQIPTGIDLKVYTKSDIDGVLGATSINFSGHSCRYFGYLVSRKKYVISIDDNCLPAKDTVGSTVDAVAQHMANLKTPATPFFFNTLYDPYRKGADFVRGYPFSLREGVECMLSCGLWLHNADYDPMTHVVKRNQRNTTYVDAVMTVPLGAMLPVSGINVAFNREALGPAIFPGLRLRNEGKHRWDTLEDVWNGLCAKVVCDSLGYGVKTGLPYVMRSDAEAGKALESLKDWEGVKIMDDVLPFFQSLKLSRTAVTVEDCVKELASIVREKLGPKNAIFTKAADAMVEWNNLWKSHAARNA, from the coding sequence ATGTCTTCGGTAATTCAAGACAGTGAGGTTGACATTGTGATTGCAGCACTCCAGCCCAATCTGACCACCTTCTTTGAAGCATGGCGGCCATTTTTCTCTCGTTTCCACGTCATTGTTGTCAAAGATCCAGACATGACACAGAATCTTCAAATCCCCACTGGCATTGATCTCAAGGTTTACACAAAGTCAGATATTGATGGAGTGCTTGGCGCCACGTCCATCAACTTCTCTGGTCACTCATGCCGTTACTTTGGGTATCTTGTCTCACGGAAGAAGTATGTGATTTCAATCGATGACAATTGCCTCCCAGCGAAGGACACTGTTGGGTCCACTGTTGATGCTGTTGCACAGCACATGGCCAATTTGAAGACACCTGCCACACCTTTCTTTTTCAACACGCTTTATGATCCATACCGGAAAGGTGCTGATTTTGTCCGTGGTTACCCATTCAGCCTGCGTGAGGGGGTTGAATGCATGCTATCATGTGGTTTGTGGCTGCATAACGCTGACTATGACCCGATGACTCATGTTGTGAAGAGAAATCAGCGGAACACAACCTATGTGGATGCTGTAATGACAGTTCCTCTTGGTGCAATGCTGCCTGTGAGTGGGATAAATGTTGCATTTAACCGTGAGGCGTTGGGGCCTGCTATTTTCCCAGGCCTCCGGCTACGCAACGAAGGGAAGCACAGATGGGATACCCTTGAAGATGTGTGGAATGGCTTGTGTGCTAAAGTAGTGTGCGACAGCTTAGGGTATGGTGTGAAGACTGGACTGCCTTATGTGATGAGAAGTGATGCAGAAGCAGGTAAAGCACTGGAGAGCTTGAAAGACTGGGAAGGGGTTAAAATCATGGATGATGTTCTTCCATTCTTCCAATCACTCAAACTATCAAGGACTGCTGTTACTGTTGAGGATTGTGTCAAGGAGCTAGCCAGCATTGTCCGGGAGAAACTAGGACCAAAGAATGCAATCTTCACCAAAGCAGCTGATGCCATGGTGGAATGGAACAACCTCTGGAAGTCTCATGCAGCTCGGAATGCTTAG
- the LOC120642057 gene encoding MAP3K epsilon protein kinase 1-like isoform X1 codes for MASRQHNAQFHKSKTLDNKYVSTLALPPSDPGEFVFCAVGIFFGGALLSLTVLVRARVQMLGDEIGKGAYGRVYKGLDLENGDFVAIKQVSLENIPQEDLNIIMQEIDLLKNLNHKNIVKYLGSLKTKSHLHIILEYVENGSLANIIKPNKFGPFPESLVAVYIAQVLEGLVYLHEQGVIHRDIKGANILTTKEGLVKLADFGVATKLTEADINTHSVVGTPYWMAPEVIEMSGVCAASDIWSVGCTVIELLTCAPPYYDLQPMPALFRIVQDVHPPIPEGLSPEITDFLRQCFQKDAMQRPDAKTLLMHPWLQNSRRALPASLRQPTPLRNIDGDDEGSVHNSAGFCTPGDSQTPITSNVEQENGRKEPILESAAQNKPDELPDGNLKPTEGGSSNNLAVMKDNIVLNKDPTLVLHEKLPVEASSGDADLNGKVMAHEVQVGQPSKIEPESKASSSLEDGDVFSFQAGRQNIDYQKVVEPSVEVPKELSRFSDKPGDASLEDLFPPIDKQGNYGAEASTSTTSHELPYNGVSNDFAKVLNARVAEKQKENDSESTNGGKLIEIADRLQDIDAQGFGDNIAGESLFPWQEYSKIVAQLKPGESEDVILSACQKLLLYFSHRPGQKQIYVTQNGFLPLMELLELPKNRILSSVLQLINNIVKDNTGFLENACLVGLIPVVMNFAEPNRPKDVRVQASLFLQQLCQASTLTLQMFIGCQGIPVLVSFLEPDYAKYRDMVHLAIDGIWQVFKLQHSTLRNDFCRIAAKNGILLRLVNTLHSLNEATRFASISGSGALFTQNGSTPRRRSGQLDPSFIENSKARLDHHHSSGSLQSLQADTDKHHILIDSSSSPRFSDKTGVGNIERNENDLVRTPRLSVSAGRTSTDRSPKHIELVSNGHNSGQNDQVRPLLSLLEKEPPSRHVSGQLDYVHHLSGLGRHETILPLLHASTERKTNGELDLIMAEFAEVSRHGRENGHIDSSVKDSNRVQSMKYAPSAGVSNEGASTSGAASQTASGVLSGSGVLNLRPGSTTSSGPLAQMFSSMSADVAREYLEKVTDLLLEFAQADTVVKSLMASQSLLARIFQMFNKIEPPILLKILRCINHLSGDPNCLETLQRTDAIKHLIPILELHDGPLVYQIHSEVLNALFNLCKINKRRQEQAAENGIIPHLMNFVMSDSPLRQYALPLLCDMAHASRNSREQLRAHGGLDVYLNLLEDDAWACTALDSISVCLAHDNDHRKVEQALLKKEAIQKLVKFFQDCPEQYFVHTLDAFLKIITKSSRLNTAMATNGLTTLLIARLDHREAIARLTLLKLIKVVYEHHPRPKQLIVENDLPQKLQNLIEERRDGQRGGQQVLVKQMATSLLKALHVNTVL; via the exons ATGGCGTCGAGGCAGCACAATGCGCAGTTCCACAAATCCAAGACGCTTGACAACAAATACGTGAGTACCCTCGCGCTTCCCCCCTCAGATCCTGGGGAATTCGTGTTTTGTGCGGTCGGAATTTTTTTCGGGGGTGCGCTCCTATCACTCACTGTGcttgtgcgcgcgcgcgtgcagaTGCTTGGAGATGAGATAGGGAAGGGAGCGTACGGCCGAGTGTACAAGGGACTTGACCTGGAGAATGGCGACTTCGTGGCCATCAAGCAGGTCTCGCTGGAGAACATCCCGCAGGAGGATCTCAACATAATAATG CAAGAAATTGACCTACTGAAA AATCTCAATCACAAAAACATTGTTAAGTATCTTGGATCACTGAAGACAAAGAGCCACCTCCATATTATTCTAGA GTATGTGGAGAATGGCTCACTTGCTAATATTATCAAGCCAAACAAATTTGGACCTTTTCCTGAATCATTGGTGGCTGTCTACATTGCTCAG GTGTTGGAAGGTCTTGTTTACCTGCATGAACAAGGTGTCATACATAGAGATATCAAGGGTGCAAATATATTGACTACCAAAGAG GGCCTTGTCAAACTTGCTGATTTTGGAGTTGCCACTAAATTGACTGAAGCTGATATCAACACTCATTCTGTGGTCGGCACTCCATACTGGATGGCCCCTGAG GTCATCGAAATGTCTGGTGTTTGTGCTGCTTCTGATATCTGGAGTGTTGGTTGCACTGTAATTGAGTTGCTCACATGTGCCCCACCATATTACGATCTCCAGCCTATGCCTGCACTGTTCCGCATTGTTCAG GATGTGCATCCACCAATACCAGAGGGTCTGTCTCCTGAGATTACTGATTTTCTCCGGCAATGTTTCCAAAAG GATGCAATGCAAAGGCCTGACGCGAAGACATTGTTGATGCATCCATGGTTGCAAAACTCAAGACGAGCTTTGCCTGCTTCCCTTCGGCAACCTACTCCGTTGAG GAACATTGATGGGGATGATGAAGGAAGTGTCCATAATAGCGCTGGTTTTTGCACACCAGGAGATTCTCAAACACCTATCACTTCTAACGTTGAGCAG GAAAATGGGAGAAAAGAACCAATTCTGGAATCTGCTGCACAAAATAAGCCTGATGAGCTTCCTGATGGAAATTTAAAACCTACCGAGGGCGGTAGCTCAAACAATCTGGCAGTTATGAAAGATAACATAGTTCTTAATAAAGATCCGACATTAGTTTTACATGAGAAGCTACCAGTGGAAGCTTCATCTGGGGACGCTGATTTGAATGGCAAAGTGATGGCACATGAAGTGCAAGTTGGCCAGCCAAGTAAGATTGAGCCTGAAAGTAAAGCAAGTTCAAGTCTTGAGGATGGTGATGTGTTCTCCTTTCAGGCTGGAAGACAGAATATTGACTACCAAAAG GTGGTTGAACCTTCAGTTGAGGTGCCGAAAGAGCTGAGTAGATTTAGTGACAAACCTGGAGATGCCTCATTGGAAGATTTATTTCCACCAATCGACAAACAGGGCAATTATGGAGCTGAAGCTTCAACATCAACTACCAGCCATGAACTTCCATATAATGGTGTATCAAATGACTTTGCAAAGGTGCTCAACGCCAGGGTAGCAGAGAAGCAAAAGGAAAATGATAGCGAGTCCACAAATGGTGGGAAACTAATTGAAATTGCAGATCGACTACAAGATATTGATGCGCAG GGTTTCGGTGACAACATTGCTGGAGAGAGTCTTTTCCCTTGGCAG GAATACAGCAAAATAGTAGCACAACTGAAACCTGGGGAAAGTGAAGATGTGATATTGTCAGCGTGCCAAAAGCTTCTATTATACTTCAGTCACCGGCCTGGGCAAAAACAGATTTATGTGACACAGAATGGTTTCCTCCCGCTAATGGAACTCCTTGAACTTCCCAAAAACCGT ATTTTAAGCTCTGTTCTGCAGCTCATCAACAACATTGTAAAAGATAATACAGGCTTCCTAGAAAATGCGTGCCTTGTTGGCCTT ATTCCAGTGGTAATGAATTTTGCGGAGCCAAATCGTCCAAAGGATGTTCGGGTGCAAGCATCCTTGTTTCTTCAGCAGCTTTGTCAGGCCAG CACCTTGACATTGCAAATGTTCATTGGATGCCAAGGGATCCCTGTTTTGGTTAGCTTTTTGGAGCCTGATTATGCAAAATACAG GGATATGGTtcatcttgcgattgatggcaTATGGCAGGTCTTCAAACTACAGCATTCAACTCTGAGAAATGATTTCTGCCGTATAGCGGCAAAAAATGGGATACTTCTTAGGCTGGTGAATACTCTTCATAGCTTGAATGAAGCAACAAGATTTGCTTCCATCTCAGGGTCAGGTGCTTTGTTTACACAAAATGGCTCAACCCCCCGACGAAGATCTGGTCAATTAGACCCTTCATTTATTGAAAATTCCAAAGCAAGGCTGGATCATCACCACTCATCTGGTTCTCTGCAATCCTTACAAGCAGATACAGATAAGCACCATATATTAATCGATTCCTCGTCATCTCCTAGGTTTAGTGATAAAACTGGTGTTGGTAACATAGAAAGGAACGAGAATGACTTGGTTAGGACACCGAGGCTTAGTGTTTCTGCAGGAAGAACATCTACAGATAGATCACCGAAGCACATAGAACTAGTTTCAAATGGTCATAATAGTGGTCAAAATGACCAAGTCCGGCCTCTATTGAGTTTGTTGGAGAAAGAACCGCCTTCTCGACATGTATCTGGACAACTTGATTACGTTCACCACTTATCTGGATTGGGAAGGCATGAAACCATTTTGCCATTATTACACGCGTCAACAGAGAGGAAGACAAACGGTGAACTTGACTTAATAATGGCGGAATTTGCTG AGGTCTCTAGACATGGAAGGGAAAATGGCCATATTGATTCTAGTGTAAAAGATTCAAACAGAGTTCAAAGTATGAAATATGCACCTTCAGCAGGTGTATCTAATGAAGGAGCATCTACTTCTGGAGCTGCATCGCAAACAGCATCTGGTGTGTTATCTGGATCAGGAGTGCTCAATTTAAGACCAGGGAGTACAACATCATCTGGTCCATTAGCTCAGATGTTCTCTTCCATGAGCGCAGATGTTGCACGTGAGTATCTTGAGAAAGTGACTGATCTTCTTTTGGAGTTTGCGCAAGCAGACACAGTGGTGAAATCTCTTATGGCCAGCCAAAGCCTTCTTGCACGAATTTTCCAGATGTTCAACAAGATAGAACCTCCTATTCTTCTTAAG ATTCTTAGGTGTATTAATCATTTGTCTGGTGATCCCAATTGTCTTGAGACACTTCAACGCACAGATGCAATCAAGCATCTGATACCGATTCTTGAACTTCATGATGGACCTCTGGTATATCAAATACATAGTGAG GTCCTCAACGCTTTGTTCAACCTTTGCAAGATTAATAAAAGAAGACAGGAACAAGCAGCTGAAAATGGGATCATCCCTCACTTGATGAATTTTGTTATGTCGGACTCACCCCTAAGGCAGTATGCCCTGCCTTTGCTGTGTGATATGGCCCATGCTTCTCGCAACTCTAGAGAGCAGTTGAGGGCTCATGGCGGGCTAGATGTGTACTTAAATCTTTTGGAGGATGATGCATGGGCATGCACGGCATTGGATTCTATTTCTGTTTGTTTGGCTCATGATAATGATCACAGAAAAGTAGAACAAGCGCTGTTGAAGAAAGAGGCAATTCAGAAATTAGTGAAATTCTTCCAAGACTGCCCAGAACAATATTTTGTTCATACATTGGATGCTTTCTTGAAGATAATCAC GAAATCTTCTCGGTTAAATACTGCAATGGCCACCAATGGTTTGACAACATTGCTTATTGCAAGACTTGACCATCGAGAAGCTATTGCTCGCTTGACTCTGCTGAAACTCATAAAG GTTGTCTATGAGCACCATCCTCGACCAAAGCAGCTCATAGTAGAGAATGACCTTCCCCAAAAGCTACAAAATCTCATTGAAGAACGCAGGGATGGGCAACGCGGTGGCCAACAAGTGTTGGTCAAACAAATGGCCACCTCATTGTTGAAAGCGCTGCATGTCAACactgttttgtga
- the LOC120642057 gene encoding MAP3K epsilon protein kinase 1-like isoform X2 — protein MASRQHNAQFHKSKTLDNKYMLGDEIGKGAYGRVYKGLDLENGDFVAIKQVSLENIPQEDLNIIMQEIDLLKNLNHKNIVKYLGSLKTKSHLHIILEYVENGSLANIIKPNKFGPFPESLVAVYIAQVLEGLVYLHEQGVIHRDIKGANILTTKEGLVKLADFGVATKLTEADINTHSVVGTPYWMAPEVIEMSGVCAASDIWSVGCTVIELLTCAPPYYDLQPMPALFRIVQDVHPPIPEGLSPEITDFLRQCFQKDAMQRPDAKTLLMHPWLQNSRRALPASLRQPTPLRNIDGDDEGSVHNSAGFCTPGDSQTPITSNVEQENGRKEPILESAAQNKPDELPDGNLKPTEGGSSNNLAVMKDNIVLNKDPTLVLHEKLPVEASSGDADLNGKVMAHEVQVGQPSKIEPESKASSSLEDGDVFSFQAGRQNIDYQKVVEPSVEVPKELSRFSDKPGDASLEDLFPPIDKQGNYGAEASTSTTSHELPYNGVSNDFAKVLNARVAEKQKENDSESTNGGKLIEIADRLQDIDAQGFGDNIAGESLFPWQEYSKIVAQLKPGESEDVILSACQKLLLYFSHRPGQKQIYVTQNGFLPLMELLELPKNRILSSVLQLINNIVKDNTGFLENACLVGLIPVVMNFAEPNRPKDVRVQASLFLQQLCQASTLTLQMFIGCQGIPVLVSFLEPDYAKYRDMVHLAIDGIWQVFKLQHSTLRNDFCRIAAKNGILLRLVNTLHSLNEATRFASISGSGALFTQNGSTPRRRSGQLDPSFIENSKARLDHHHSSGSLQSLQADTDKHHILIDSSSSPRFSDKTGVGNIERNENDLVRTPRLSVSAGRTSTDRSPKHIELVSNGHNSGQNDQVRPLLSLLEKEPPSRHVSGQLDYVHHLSGLGRHETILPLLHASTERKTNGELDLIMAEFAEVSRHGRENGHIDSSVKDSNRVQSMKYAPSAGVSNEGASTSGAASQTASGVLSGSGVLNLRPGSTTSSGPLAQMFSSMSADVAREYLEKVTDLLLEFAQADTVVKSLMASQSLLARIFQMFNKIEPPILLKILRCINHLSGDPNCLETLQRTDAIKHLIPILELHDGPLVYQIHSEVLNALFNLCKINKRRQEQAAENGIIPHLMNFVMSDSPLRQYALPLLCDMAHASRNSREQLRAHGGLDVYLNLLEDDAWACTALDSISVCLAHDNDHRKVEQALLKKEAIQKLVKFFQDCPEQYFVHTLDAFLKIITKSSRLNTAMATNGLTTLLIARLDHREAIARLTLLKLIKVVYEHHPRPKQLIVENDLPQKLQNLIEERRDGQRGGQQVLVKQMATSLLKALHVNTVL, from the exons ATGGCGTCGAGGCAGCACAATGCGCAGTTCCACAAATCCAAGACGCTTGACAACAAATAC aTGCTTGGAGATGAGATAGGGAAGGGAGCGTACGGCCGAGTGTACAAGGGACTTGACCTGGAGAATGGCGACTTCGTGGCCATCAAGCAGGTCTCGCTGGAGAACATCCCGCAGGAGGATCTCAACATAATAATG CAAGAAATTGACCTACTGAAA AATCTCAATCACAAAAACATTGTTAAGTATCTTGGATCACTGAAGACAAAGAGCCACCTCCATATTATTCTAGA GTATGTGGAGAATGGCTCACTTGCTAATATTATCAAGCCAAACAAATTTGGACCTTTTCCTGAATCATTGGTGGCTGTCTACATTGCTCAG GTGTTGGAAGGTCTTGTTTACCTGCATGAACAAGGTGTCATACATAGAGATATCAAGGGTGCAAATATATTGACTACCAAAGAG GGCCTTGTCAAACTTGCTGATTTTGGAGTTGCCACTAAATTGACTGAAGCTGATATCAACACTCATTCTGTGGTCGGCACTCCATACTGGATGGCCCCTGAG GTCATCGAAATGTCTGGTGTTTGTGCTGCTTCTGATATCTGGAGTGTTGGTTGCACTGTAATTGAGTTGCTCACATGTGCCCCACCATATTACGATCTCCAGCCTATGCCTGCACTGTTCCGCATTGTTCAG GATGTGCATCCACCAATACCAGAGGGTCTGTCTCCTGAGATTACTGATTTTCTCCGGCAATGTTTCCAAAAG GATGCAATGCAAAGGCCTGACGCGAAGACATTGTTGATGCATCCATGGTTGCAAAACTCAAGACGAGCTTTGCCTGCTTCCCTTCGGCAACCTACTCCGTTGAG GAACATTGATGGGGATGATGAAGGAAGTGTCCATAATAGCGCTGGTTTTTGCACACCAGGAGATTCTCAAACACCTATCACTTCTAACGTTGAGCAG GAAAATGGGAGAAAAGAACCAATTCTGGAATCTGCTGCACAAAATAAGCCTGATGAGCTTCCTGATGGAAATTTAAAACCTACCGAGGGCGGTAGCTCAAACAATCTGGCAGTTATGAAAGATAACATAGTTCTTAATAAAGATCCGACATTAGTTTTACATGAGAAGCTACCAGTGGAAGCTTCATCTGGGGACGCTGATTTGAATGGCAAAGTGATGGCACATGAAGTGCAAGTTGGCCAGCCAAGTAAGATTGAGCCTGAAAGTAAAGCAAGTTCAAGTCTTGAGGATGGTGATGTGTTCTCCTTTCAGGCTGGAAGACAGAATATTGACTACCAAAAG GTGGTTGAACCTTCAGTTGAGGTGCCGAAAGAGCTGAGTAGATTTAGTGACAAACCTGGAGATGCCTCATTGGAAGATTTATTTCCACCAATCGACAAACAGGGCAATTATGGAGCTGAAGCTTCAACATCAACTACCAGCCATGAACTTCCATATAATGGTGTATCAAATGACTTTGCAAAGGTGCTCAACGCCAGGGTAGCAGAGAAGCAAAAGGAAAATGATAGCGAGTCCACAAATGGTGGGAAACTAATTGAAATTGCAGATCGACTACAAGATATTGATGCGCAG GGTTTCGGTGACAACATTGCTGGAGAGAGTCTTTTCCCTTGGCAG GAATACAGCAAAATAGTAGCACAACTGAAACCTGGGGAAAGTGAAGATGTGATATTGTCAGCGTGCCAAAAGCTTCTATTATACTTCAGTCACCGGCCTGGGCAAAAACAGATTTATGTGACACAGAATGGTTTCCTCCCGCTAATGGAACTCCTTGAACTTCCCAAAAACCGT ATTTTAAGCTCTGTTCTGCAGCTCATCAACAACATTGTAAAAGATAATACAGGCTTCCTAGAAAATGCGTGCCTTGTTGGCCTT ATTCCAGTGGTAATGAATTTTGCGGAGCCAAATCGTCCAAAGGATGTTCGGGTGCAAGCATCCTTGTTTCTTCAGCAGCTTTGTCAGGCCAG CACCTTGACATTGCAAATGTTCATTGGATGCCAAGGGATCCCTGTTTTGGTTAGCTTTTTGGAGCCTGATTATGCAAAATACAG GGATATGGTtcatcttgcgattgatggcaTATGGCAGGTCTTCAAACTACAGCATTCAACTCTGAGAAATGATTTCTGCCGTATAGCGGCAAAAAATGGGATACTTCTTAGGCTGGTGAATACTCTTCATAGCTTGAATGAAGCAACAAGATTTGCTTCCATCTCAGGGTCAGGTGCTTTGTTTACACAAAATGGCTCAACCCCCCGACGAAGATCTGGTCAATTAGACCCTTCATTTATTGAAAATTCCAAAGCAAGGCTGGATCATCACCACTCATCTGGTTCTCTGCAATCCTTACAAGCAGATACAGATAAGCACCATATATTAATCGATTCCTCGTCATCTCCTAGGTTTAGTGATAAAACTGGTGTTGGTAACATAGAAAGGAACGAGAATGACTTGGTTAGGACACCGAGGCTTAGTGTTTCTGCAGGAAGAACATCTACAGATAGATCACCGAAGCACATAGAACTAGTTTCAAATGGTCATAATAGTGGTCAAAATGACCAAGTCCGGCCTCTATTGAGTTTGTTGGAGAAAGAACCGCCTTCTCGACATGTATCTGGACAACTTGATTACGTTCACCACTTATCTGGATTGGGAAGGCATGAAACCATTTTGCCATTATTACACGCGTCAACAGAGAGGAAGACAAACGGTGAACTTGACTTAATAATGGCGGAATTTGCTG AGGTCTCTAGACATGGAAGGGAAAATGGCCATATTGATTCTAGTGTAAAAGATTCAAACAGAGTTCAAAGTATGAAATATGCACCTTCAGCAGGTGTATCTAATGAAGGAGCATCTACTTCTGGAGCTGCATCGCAAACAGCATCTGGTGTGTTATCTGGATCAGGAGTGCTCAATTTAAGACCAGGGAGTACAACATCATCTGGTCCATTAGCTCAGATGTTCTCTTCCATGAGCGCAGATGTTGCACGTGAGTATCTTGAGAAAGTGACTGATCTTCTTTTGGAGTTTGCGCAAGCAGACACAGTGGTGAAATCTCTTATGGCCAGCCAAAGCCTTCTTGCACGAATTTTCCAGATGTTCAACAAGATAGAACCTCCTATTCTTCTTAAG ATTCTTAGGTGTATTAATCATTTGTCTGGTGATCCCAATTGTCTTGAGACACTTCAACGCACAGATGCAATCAAGCATCTGATACCGATTCTTGAACTTCATGATGGACCTCTGGTATATCAAATACATAGTGAG GTCCTCAACGCTTTGTTCAACCTTTGCAAGATTAATAAAAGAAGACAGGAACAAGCAGCTGAAAATGGGATCATCCCTCACTTGATGAATTTTGTTATGTCGGACTCACCCCTAAGGCAGTATGCCCTGCCTTTGCTGTGTGATATGGCCCATGCTTCTCGCAACTCTAGAGAGCAGTTGAGGGCTCATGGCGGGCTAGATGTGTACTTAAATCTTTTGGAGGATGATGCATGGGCATGCACGGCATTGGATTCTATTTCTGTTTGTTTGGCTCATGATAATGATCACAGAAAAGTAGAACAAGCGCTGTTGAAGAAAGAGGCAATTCAGAAATTAGTGAAATTCTTCCAAGACTGCCCAGAACAATATTTTGTTCATACATTGGATGCTTTCTTGAAGATAATCAC GAAATCTTCTCGGTTAAATACTGCAATGGCCACCAATGGTTTGACAACATTGCTTATTGCAAGACTTGACCATCGAGAAGCTATTGCTCGCTTGACTCTGCTGAAACTCATAAAG GTTGTCTATGAGCACCATCCTCGACCAAAGCAGCTCATAGTAGAGAATGACCTTCCCCAAAAGCTACAAAATCTCATTGAAGAACGCAGGGATGGGCAACGCGGTGGCCAACAAGTGTTGGTCAAACAAATGGCCACCTCATTGTTGAAAGCGCTGCATGTCAACactgttttgtga
- the LOC120642061 gene encoding protein NRT1/ PTR FAMILY 2.13-like, with protein sequence MAVNAFSFSLTSFLIGRYNMKANTATNVNNVFSGTFNFSPVVGAFVADALWGRFRTLLFGTAVGVIGMTVITLSATVHRLKPPACSPLARQPGTCAAPSGLQRAVLYIGMGLLVVSAAGTNPTSLPFGVDQFDESDERHKGGLARFYNWYYAIAMAATFLALTVVVYVQVKVGWGLGFAIPTVLMAAAFAVFLAGAAVYVYVPPEGSIFSSVARVVVASCRKWRLRLLHPDDARRQEELLYNPPAVGSNGSGRRVFRLPLTLQLSFLNKAAIVTDADEIRPDGSPARPWNLCSVQQVEEAKCLVKIIPVWISGTLWFTAVAELTNYTFLQASTMDLHMGRHFTIPPVSILAVFYLAVALSVPLYDLLIARAARRLTKGGRGITLLQRQGAGLVVGALAFVVAAAVERRRRRSALAGGDGASPLSVFLLAPQLAVLGVSGAFSLVGQTEFYNTQFPDQMRTLGNAAFYCAQGISSYLATLVVNIVNARTRRRGGSAGWVPDDINAGRIDYFYYAMAVLTAANFVYFLVCAHFYQYKGEQAADSPAGPEPARVSNGSAGESDAELLKT encoded by the exons ATGGCGGTCAATGCATTCAGCTTTTCCCTCACGAGTTTTCTGATCGGCCGTTACAATATGAAGGCGAATACCGCCACGAACGTGAACAACGTCTTCTCCGGCACCTTCAATTTCTCGCCCGTGGTTGGAGCCTTCGTCGCCGATGCGCTATGGGGAAGATTCAGGACCCTGCTGTTCGGAACTGCCGTCGGAGTTATC GGAATGACGGTGATCACCCTGTCGGCAACTGTCCACCGGCTCAAGCCGCCGGCGTGCAGCCCGCTGGCCCGGCAGCCCGGCACGTGCGCCGCCCCGTCGGGGCTGCAGCGCGCCGTGCTCTACATCGGCATGGGGCTGCTCGTGGTGTCCGCGGCCGGCACGAACCCGACCAGCCTGCCCTTCGGCGTGGACCAGTTCGACGAGAGCGACGAGCGCCACAAGGGAGGGCTCGCGCGCTTCTACAACTGGTACTACGCCATCGCTATGGCGGCCACGTTCCTGGCGCTCACCGTCGTGGTGTACGTCCAGGTCAAGGTGGGCTGGGGCCTCGGCTTCGCCATCCCCACGGTGCTcatggccgccgccttcgccgtcttcctcgccggcgccgcggtgTACGTCTACGTGCCGCCCGAGGGCAGCATCTTCTCCAGCGTCGCGCGGGTGGTCGTCGCGTCGTGCCGCAAGTGGAGgctccggctgctgcaccccGACGACGCgcggcggcaggaggagctcCTGTACAACCCTCCCGCCGTGGGGAGCAACGGGAGCGGGCGCCGCGTGTTCAGGCTCCCCCTCACGTTGCAGCTCAGCTTCCTGAACAAGGCGGCCATCGTGACCGACGCCGACGAGATACGGCCAGACGGCTCCCCGGCGAGGCCGTGGAACCTGTGCAGCGTGCAGCAGGTGGAGGAAGCCAAGTGCCTCGTGAAGATCATCCCCGTATGGATCTCCGGCACGCTGTGGTTCACCGCGGTGGCGGAGCTGACCAACTACACGTTCCTCCAGGCGTCGACCATGGACCTCCACATGGGCAGGCACTTCACCATCCCGCCGGTGTCGATCCTCGCCGTGTTCTACCTCGCCGTGGCGCTCTCCGTACCCTTGTACGACCTGCTcatcgcccgcgccgcgcggcggctCACCAAGGGCGGGCGCGGCATCACCTTGCTCCAGAGGCAGGGCGCCGGGCTGGTGGTCGGCGCGCTGGCGTTCGTGGTCgcggccgccgtggagcgccggcggaggcggtccgcgctggcgggcggcgacggcgcgtccCCGCTGTCCGTGTTCCTCCTGGCGCCGCAGCTCGCCGTGTTGGGCGTGTCGGGCGCGTTCAGCTTGGTGGGGCAGACGGAGTTCTACAACACGCAGTTCCCGGACCAGATGCGCACGCTCGGCAACGCCGCCTTCTACTGCGCGCAGGGCATCAGCAGCTACCTGGCCACGCTCGTGGTCAACATCGTGAACGCGCggacgaggcggcgcggcgggtccGCCGGCTGGGTCCCCGACGACATCAACGCGGGGAGGATCGACTACTTCTACTACGCCATGGCCGTGCTCACCGCGGCcaacttcgtctacttcctcgTCTGCGCGCACTTCTACCAGTACAAGGGCGAGCAGGCCGCTGACTCCCCTGCCGGACCTGAGCCGGCACGGGTCAGTAATGGGAGCGCAGGCGAGAGCGACGCCGAGCTCCTAAAGACGTAG